The following coding sequences lie in one Actinomyces capricornis genomic window:
- a CDS encoding ATP-dependent DNA helicase has protein sequence MAARVSRSIEDGAHLLVQAGTGTGKSLGYLVPAMVHAVSTGQRVVVSTATLALQRQILVKDAPLAAEAVEHVSGTRPVTALLKGWQNYLCLHRLQGGYPEDDGALFDAGQAVARPAVGEGGEASVGEQVVRLREWAARTGTGDRDDLVPGVSDRAWAQVSVARNECLGASCPLRRDCFAEAARAQAAQADVVVTNHSMLGVVAAGNPGLLPEHEVLVVDEAHELADRVRSQGTVLLSAAAVARTAATARKHASVLVSELEAAGQQLQLVLAQMPEGRLEGGLPAALGDALVVLEAAARQVAVDVRERARAAGQRGGAEAAGGAGGLALARTAVGDLLDAVERMVSDSVARGRDVAWVERPRMGNDPARLLIAPIDVAGPVADALLADRAVVLTSASLALGGSFDPVARSLGLVLAGHAWEGIDVGSPFDYPRQGILYVAAHLPRPGAGISEAALDEMLALVEASQGGMLGLFSSRQAAQEAAQVLRGSTDLPVHAQGEDSLPALVEAFAADERACLVGTLSLWQGVDVPGRTCRLVVMDRIPFPRPNDPVAQARTEAVAAAGGNGFMSVSATHAALLLAQGAGRLIRRADDRGVVAVLDSRLRTARYSGFLTRSIPALWPTTDPEVVRGALERLAARD, from the coding sequence ATGGCCGCCCGGGTGAGCCGAAGCATCGAGGACGGCGCCCATCTGCTGGTCCAGGCGGGCACCGGGACGGGCAAGTCCCTGGGCTACCTGGTTCCCGCCATGGTCCACGCGGTGTCCACCGGCCAGCGGGTGGTCGTGTCCACCGCGACCCTCGCCCTTCAGCGGCAGATCCTGGTCAAGGACGCCCCACTGGCCGCCGAGGCGGTGGAGCATGTCAGCGGCACCCGACCGGTGACGGCCCTGCTCAAGGGGTGGCAGAACTACCTGTGCCTCCACCGGCTCCAGGGCGGCTACCCCGAGGACGACGGCGCCCTGTTCGACGCCGGGCAGGCGGTGGCCCGGCCCGCGGTCGGCGAGGGCGGCGAGGCCAGCGTGGGGGAGCAGGTGGTGCGGCTGCGCGAATGGGCCGCCCGCACCGGCACCGGTGACCGCGATGATCTGGTGCCCGGGGTCTCTGACCGGGCCTGGGCGCAGGTCTCGGTGGCCAGGAACGAGTGCCTGGGGGCCTCCTGCCCCCTGAGGCGCGACTGCTTCGCCGAGGCGGCCCGGGCCCAGGCCGCCCAGGCTGATGTGGTGGTCACCAATCACTCGATGCTGGGGGTGGTGGCGGCGGGCAACCCGGGGCTGCTGCCCGAGCATGAGGTGCTGGTGGTCGATGAGGCCCACGAGCTGGCTGATCGGGTGCGCTCCCAGGGCACGGTGCTGCTCTCCGCGGCGGCGGTGGCCCGCACTGCGGCCACCGCGCGCAAGCACGCCTCCGTGCTGGTCTCAGAGCTGGAGGCCGCCGGCCAGCAGCTCCAGCTGGTGCTGGCCCAGATGCCGGAGGGCCGCCTGGAGGGAGGTCTGCCGGCGGCCCTGGGAGATGCCCTCGTGGTGCTGGAGGCCGCCGCCCGCCAGGTGGCCGTGGATGTGCGCGAGCGGGCCCGCGCCGCCGGCCAGCGCGGTGGTGCCGAAGCGGCAGGCGGTGCGGGTGGCCTGGCCCTGGCCCGCACCGCGGTGGGGGATCTGCTGGATGCCGTGGAGAGGATGGTCTCGGACTCGGTGGCGCGCGGCCGCGATGTGGCCTGGGTGGAGCGGCCCCGCATGGGCAATGATCCGGCCCGGCTGCTCATCGCGCCCATCGATGTGGCGGGGCCGGTGGCCGATGCGCTCCTGGCGGACAGGGCCGTGGTCCTGACCTCGGCGAGCCTGGCCCTGGGCGGCAGCTTCGACCCGGTGGCCCGGTCCCTGGGACTGGTGCTGGCGGGTCATGCCTGGGAGGGCATCGATGTGGGCTCCCCCTTCGACTACCCGCGCCAGGGCATCCTCTATGTGGCCGCCCACCTGCCCCGGCCCGGCGCGGGGATCTCCGAGGCGGCTCTGGATGAGATGCTGGCCTTGGTCGAGGCCTCGCAGGGCGGCATGCTGGGGCTGTTCTCCTCCCGGCAGGCGGCCCAGGAGGCGGCGCAGGTGCTGCGCGGCAGTACCGATCTACCGGTCCATGCCCAGGGGGAGGACAGCCTGCCGGCACTGGTGGAGGCCTTCGCGGCCGACGAGCGGGCGTGTTTGGTGGGCACCCTCAGCCTGTGGCAGGGGGTGGATGTGCCCGGGCGTACCTGCCGCCTGGTGGTCATGGACCGCATTCCCTTCCCGCGCCCCAACGACCCGGTGGCCCAGGCGCGCACCGAGGCCGTGGCGGCCGCGGGAGGCAATGGGTTCATGAGCGTCTCGGCCACCCATGCCGCCCTGCTCCTGGCCCAGGGGGCCGGGCGCCTCATCCGCCGGGCAGACGATCGCGGTGTGGTCGCGGTGCTGGACTCCCGACTGCGCACCGCCCGCTACTCGGGATTCCTCACCCGTTCCATTCCCGCCTTGTGGCCGACGACGGATCCTGAGGTGGTCCGCGGCGCGCTGGAGCGCCTGGCCGCTCGGGACTGA
- the nrdR gene encoding transcriptional regulator NrdR, translated as MHCPFCHYDGSRVVDSRTAEDGASIRRRRQCQQCGRRFTTLETTSLSVRKRSGAVEPFSRDKVMVGVRRACQGRPVSDDDLALLAHKVEESIRAGGQALVDSHEVGLAILGPLRELDQIAYLRFASVYSSFDCLEDFETAIAELRTGGAGSPA; from the coding sequence GTGCACTGCCCCTTCTGCCACTATGACGGCTCGCGCGTCGTTGACTCCCGTACCGCCGAGGACGGCGCCTCCATCCGCCGTCGACGCCAGTGCCAGCAGTGCGGGCGGCGCTTCACCACCCTGGAGACCACCAGCCTGTCGGTGCGCAAGCGCTCGGGTGCCGTCGAGCCCTTCAGTCGGGACAAGGTGATGGTGGGGGTGCGCCGCGCCTGCCAGGGCCGGCCCGTCTCCGACGACGATCTGGCGCTTCTGGCCCACAAGGTCGAGGAGTCCATCCGGGCAGGGGGCCAGGCTCTCGTGGACTCCCACGAGGTGGGCCTGGCGATCCTGGGGCCGCTGCGCGAGCTCGACCAGATCGCCTACCTGCGCTTCGCCTCGGTCTACTCCTCCTTCGACTGCCTGGAGGACTTCGAGACGGCCATCGCCGAGCTGCGGACCGGCGGCGCGGGCTCGCCCGCCTGA
- a CDS encoding LysM peptidoglycan-binding domain-containing protein, with product MSATIAPPRPSAGNPRQASSRRPTLRLVPSTGVQDPAAPAAQPHPAPRPQLGSRPARHLRLVTSAAIDAVTGMGIGAGASRPDGIPLPLPPSPAGASPETAGPTSAAVPLTPPATAPSLRAPAPRRPGEPLALRDPAVHPSSRPGATQAHSERRGARIAAGITTGIAALPDPPRRTSTPARRQGSRTAAGSTTPAGRAASTRASGRTALLAPNHPAVRSARIRSAQEAALGAGSARALPATEQRAPRRSASSQALPLPVRRFIAALGACLMVIMLISSGLVVSGLASTQPTRTTTTVVQPGQSLWEVASATGSSDVPQTVATIVELNGLDSPTIHAGETLTIPVH from the coding sequence ATGAGCGCCACCATCGCCCCGCCCCGGCCCAGTGCCGGAAACCCCAGGCAGGCATCCTCCCGCAGGCCCACGCTGCGACTCGTCCCGAGCACCGGGGTGCAGGATCCGGCCGCCCCAGCGGCGCAGCCCCACCCGGCGCCGCGCCCGCAGCTCGGCAGCCGACCCGCACGCCACCTGCGCCTGGTCACCAGCGCCGCGATCGACGCCGTCACCGGCATGGGCATCGGGGCGGGCGCCTCCCGCCCCGATGGGATCCCGCTCCCCCTCCCGCCCTCCCCGGCCGGCGCCTCCCCCGAGACCGCCGGTCCCACCAGTGCAGCAGTGCCGCTGACACCCCCGGCAACGGCTCCGTCCCTCCGCGCCCCGGCACCCCGGCGCCCCGGCGAGCCCCTGGCCCTGCGCGACCCCGCCGTCCACCCGTCTAGCCGCCCGGGGGCCACGCAGGCCCACTCCGAGCGGCGCGGTGCCAGGATCGCGGCCGGGATCACGACCGGGATCGCGGCGCTTCCCGACCCGCCGCGCAGGACCTCCACCCCGGCCCGGCGGCAGGGCTCCCGCACGGCGGCCGGCAGCACGACCCCGGCCGGCAGGGCGGCATCGACCAGGGCATCAGGCAGGACGGCGCTCCTGGCCCCCAACCACCCAGCGGTGCGCTCGGCCAGGATCCGCTCCGCGCAGGAGGCCGCCCTCGGCGCCGGCAGCGCTCGGGCGCTGCCAGCCACCGAGCAGCGGGCTCCGCGCCGCTCCGCCTCCTCCCAGGCCCTGCCCCTGCCGGTGCGCCGCTTCATCGCCGCCCTGGGCGCCTGCCTGATGGTCATCATGCTGATCTCCTCCGGCCTGGTGGTCTCCGGCCTGGCCAGCACGCAGCCCACGCGCACCACCACGACGGTGGTCCAGCCCGGGCAGTCCCTGTGGGAGGTGGCCTCGGCCACCGGCTCCTCGGATGTGCCCCAGACGGTGGCCACGATCGTGGAGCTCAACGGCCTGGACAGCCCCACCATCCACGCCGGCGAGACACTCACCATCCCGGTGCACTGA
- a CDS encoding L-lactate dehydrogenase: MSDRITNTAEGSYPTSRSGRPSKVAIIGAGAVGSTLAYACVTKGVAREIVLQDIAKEKVEAEALDIAQGIQFTSAGAVSGSDDPEICRDADVIAITAGAKQKPGQSRLELAGATVGIMEKILPKLVEVAPNAIFLLVANPVDVVTYCAKKITGLPENQVFGSGTVLDTARMRYLVSLETGTATQNIHGYIAGEHGDSEVPLWSSTEIGGVPITQWGATLDGGVFDEAKRERIAHDVVRSAYRIIEGKGATNYAVGLAVQRIISAVLNDEQRVLTISPLLEDWHGISDVCMAVPTIVGREGAGRRLELPLTDGEHTALKASADHLREVARGLGY, translated from the coding sequence GTGTCCGACCGCATCACCAACACTGCTGAAGGCTCCTACCCGACTTCCCGCTCCGGTCGCCCCTCCAAGGTCGCCATCATCGGCGCAGGAGCCGTTGGCTCCACACTCGCCTACGCCTGCGTCACCAAGGGCGTGGCCCGCGAGATCGTGCTGCAGGACATCGCCAAGGAGAAGGTGGAGGCCGAGGCCCTGGACATCGCCCAGGGCATCCAGTTCACCTCCGCCGGCGCGGTCTCCGGCTCCGACGACCCCGAGATCTGCCGGGACGCCGACGTCATCGCCATCACCGCCGGCGCCAAGCAGAAGCCGGGCCAGTCCCGCCTGGAGCTGGCCGGGGCGACCGTGGGCATCATGGAGAAGATCCTGCCCAAGCTCGTCGAGGTCGCCCCCAACGCGATCTTCCTGCTCGTGGCCAACCCGGTGGATGTGGTCACCTACTGCGCCAAGAAGATCACCGGGCTGCCCGAGAACCAGGTCTTCGGCTCGGGCACCGTACTGGACACGGCCCGCATGCGCTACCTGGTCTCCCTGGAGACCGGGACCGCCACCCAGAACATCCACGGCTATATCGCCGGTGAGCACGGCGACTCCGAGGTGCCGCTGTGGTCCTCCACCGAGATCGGCGGCGTGCCGATCACCCAGTGGGGCGCCACCCTGGACGGCGGGGTCTTCGATGAGGCCAAGCGCGAGCGCATCGCCCACGACGTCGTGCGCTCGGCCTACCGCATCATCGAGGGCAAGGGCGCCACGAACTACGCCGTGGGCCTGGCGGTCCAGCGGATCATCAGCGCCGTCCTCAACGACGAGCAGCGCGTGCTGACCATCTCCCCGCTGCTGGAGGACTGGCACGGCATCTCCGATGTGTGCATGGCCGTTCCCACCATCGTGGGCCGTGAGGGCGCCGGGCGCCGCCTGGAGCTGCCCCTGACCGATGGGGAGCACACCGCCCTCAAGGCCTCGGCCGACCACCTGCGCGAGGTGGCCCGCGGCCTGGGCTACTGA
- a CDS encoding MFS transporter has product MSHAPAADEPSPALSLRNTLVTRQGHLVMAMLVVELLAGMQIYINQTVLPLLATDLHARSHYGLVTAAAQVPTFLTMPLGGAMLARWRADRLMTALTALLVVGAVLGALAPGIEVYVAGEVLRGLAAGALATVSMGVLVAGLPDAWRRLFLAVGSATWVISSLLGPAYAATISELYSWRWALVAYIPLLIGARLVMSREIRGLRVGQDEGAGAPWPAALALAGGVGIIGALPAAGPWFWPGCAMGVAAALWACARVFPPGTLRLVPGRRAGIATLAWVSTAYLALDYLVAPAAHDVLGLDAGMIGWALTAAGVAWSAVALWNGSRPARAPGRYMRRICLGAVCFVVGGLIMAAAFHGQAPWWCMHVGFTLAGAGMGLSHQDTIIRCVSPPPAQEDRPGDGISEARAATSVTIASAAGAATLGTLAAAFVAPTDLGVEQDRLVGIVIVLVVLLAATPLLARRAA; this is encoded by the coding sequence GTGAGCCATGCCCCTGCTGCTGACGAGCCGTCCCCCGCACTCTCCCTGCGCAACACCCTGGTCACCCGTCAGGGCCATCTGGTGATGGCGATGCTCGTGGTCGAGCTGCTGGCCGGGATGCAGATCTATATCAACCAGACCGTCCTGCCCCTGCTGGCCACCGACCTGCACGCCCGCAGCCACTATGGTCTGGTGACGGCGGCCGCGCAGGTGCCCACCTTCCTGACCATGCCTCTGGGCGGGGCGATGCTCGCCCGCTGGCGGGCGGATCGGCTCATGACGGCGCTGACGGCCCTCCTGGTCGTGGGTGCCGTCCTGGGCGCGCTGGCCCCGGGCATCGAGGTATACGTGGCAGGGGAGGTGCTGCGGGGCCTGGCGGCCGGGGCGCTGGCCACTGTGTCGATGGGCGTGCTCGTGGCGGGCCTGCCCGATGCCTGGCGGCGACTGTTCCTGGCCGTGGGGTCGGCGACCTGGGTGATCTCCTCACTCCTGGGCCCCGCCTACGCCGCCACCATCTCCGAGCTCTACAGCTGGCGCTGGGCGCTGGTGGCCTACATCCCCCTGCTCATCGGGGCGCGTCTGGTGATGTCCCGTGAGATCCGCGGCCTGCGGGTGGGCCAGGATGAGGGAGCCGGGGCCCCCTGGCCGGCGGCACTGGCCCTGGCGGGCGGGGTGGGGATCATCGGCGCCCTGCCCGCGGCCGGCCCCTGGTTCTGGCCGGGCTGCGCCATGGGGGTGGCGGCGGCACTGTGGGCCTGCGCGCGGGTCTTCCCGCCCGGCACGCTGCGCCTGGTCCCGGGGCGGCGGGCCGGGATCGCCACCCTGGCCTGGGTCAGCACCGCCTACCTGGCCCTGGACTACCTCGTGGCCCCCGCGGCCCACGATGTCCTGGGCCTGGATGCGGGCATGATCGGCTGGGCGCTCACGGCCGCGGGCGTGGCCTGGTCCGCCGTGGCGCTGTGGAACGGCTCCAGGCCCGCCCGGGCCCCCGGCCGCTACATGCGCCGGATCTGCCTGGGGGCGGTGTGCTTCGTCGTCGGCGGGCTGATCATGGCAGCGGCCTTCCACGGGCAGGCGCCCTGGTGGTGCATGCACGTGGGCTTCACCCTGGCGGGGGCGGGCATGGGCCTGAGCCACCAGGACACGATCATCCGCTGCGTGAGCCCGCCCCCGGCCCAGGAGGACCGGCCCGGGGACGGCATCTCCGAGGCGCGCGCCGCGACCTCGGTGACCATCGCCTCGGCGGCGGGCGCCGCCACCCTGGGCACGCTGGCCGCCGCCTTCGTGGCCCCCACCGATCTGGGGGTGGAGCAGGACCGACTGGTGGGGATCGTCATCGTCCTGGTGGTCCTGCTGGCGGCCACCCCGCTGCTGGCCCGGCGGGCGGCCTGA
- the hflX gene encoding GTPase HflX, translating into MTHHPTPDSTDSACSADPAGPADSADAAVSAGAPPTTTAEDIVARVLSRTGTALASTAASTGSLAGPQEGGDLDDGAIEREARAGLRRVAGLSTELEDVSEVEYRQVRLERVVLVGLDLSTRRAAPATGLGSATARAEQDSQDAETSLRELAALAETAGSEVLDALIQRRDHPDPATYLGSGKARELADMVAANGADTVIVDGELAPSQRRALEDAVGVKVVDRTALILDIFAQHAKSREGKAQVELAQLEYLLPRLRGWGESMSRQAGGRVAGGQGIGSRGPGETKIELDRRRIRERMAKLRRQIKAMEPSRQAKRGSRRRGRIPSVAIAGYTNAGKSSLMNRLTDAGIMVQDALFATLDPTVRRAETADGRVYTLTDTVGFVRNLPHELIEAFRSTLEEVAGADLLLHVVDAAHPDPVSQIAAVRTVLSEIPGALEVPELIVLNKADLADAVTLAALRTRLPGAMVVSARTGEGIEALRERIDQMLPRPEVTVDLVVPYSRGDLVSRVHAEGEIETIDYAPDGTRIVARVSAALAAELESAARPSAQS; encoded by the coding sequence GTGACCCACCACCCCACCCCTGACTCCACTGACTCCGCCTGCTCCGCGGACCCCGCGGGCCCGGCCGATTCTGCTGACGCTGCAGTCTCTGCGGGCGCGCCCCCCACGACGACGGCCGAGGACATCGTCGCCCGCGTCCTGTCGCGCACGGGCACCGCCCTGGCCTCCACCGCCGCCTCCACCGGCTCCCTGGCCGGCCCGCAGGAGGGCGGGGACCTCGACGACGGCGCCATCGAGCGCGAGGCCCGCGCCGGCCTGCGGCGGGTGGCAGGGCTGTCCACCGAGCTCGAGGACGTCTCCGAGGTCGAGTACCGCCAGGTCCGCCTGGAGCGGGTCGTCCTGGTCGGCCTGGACCTGTCCACCCGGCGCGCCGCCCCGGCGACGGGCCTGGGCTCCGCCACCGCCCGGGCCGAGCAGGACTCCCAGGACGCCGAGACCTCCCTGCGCGAGCTGGCCGCCCTGGCCGAGACCGCCGGCTCGGAGGTCCTCGACGCCCTCATCCAGCGGCGCGACCACCCCGACCCGGCCACCTACCTGGGCAGCGGCAAGGCCCGTGAGCTGGCGGACATGGTGGCGGCCAACGGCGCCGACACGGTCATCGTCGACGGCGAGCTCGCCCCCTCCCAGCGCCGCGCCCTGGAGGATGCCGTGGGCGTCAAGGTCGTCGACCGCACCGCCCTCATCCTGGACATCTTCGCCCAGCACGCCAAGTCCCGGGAGGGCAAGGCCCAGGTCGAGCTGGCCCAGCTGGAGTACCTCCTGCCGCGCCTGCGCGGCTGGGGCGAGTCGATGTCCCGGCAGGCCGGCGGGCGCGTGGCCGGGGGGCAGGGGATCGGCTCGCGCGGCCCCGGCGAGACCAAGATCGAGCTGGACCGCCGCCGCATCCGTGAGCGCATGGCCAAGCTGCGCAGGCAGATCAAGGCCATGGAGCCCTCCCGGCAGGCCAAGCGCGGGTCCCGCCGCCGCGGGCGGATCCCCTCGGTGGCCATCGCCGGCTACACCAACGCCGGCAAGTCCTCGCTGATGAACCGGCTCACCGACGCCGGGATCATGGTCCAGGACGCCCTGTTCGCCACCCTGGATCCCACGGTGCGCCGGGCCGAGACCGCCGATGGGCGCGTCTACACCCTGACCGACACCGTCGGGTTCGTGCGCAACCTGCCCCACGAGCTCATCGAGGCCTTCCGCTCCACCCTGGAGGAGGTGGCCGGCGCGGACCTGCTGCTGCACGTCGTCGACGCCGCCCACCCCGACCCGGTCAGCCAGATCGCCGCCGTGCGCACGGTGCTCTCGGAGATCCCGGGCGCCCTGGAGGTCCCCGAGCTCATCGTGCTCAACAAGGCCGACCTGGCCGACGCCGTCACCCTGGCGGCCCTGCGCACGCGCCTGCCGGGGGCCATGGTGGTCTCGGCGCGCACCGGGGAGGGGATCGAGGCCCTGCGCGAGCGCATCGACCAGATGCTCCCGCGCCCCGAGGTGACGGTGGACCTGGTGGTGCCCTACTCTCGCGGCGACCTGGTCTCCCGGGTGCATGCCGAGGGCGAGATCGAGACCATCGACTACGCCCCTGACGGCACCCGGATCGTGGCCCGGGTCAGCGCCGCCCTGGCGGCAGAGCTCGAGTCGGCCGCCCGCCCATCGGCCCAGTCCTGA
- a CDS encoding class I SAM-dependent methyltransferase, producing MAGVSEQHYFSPSPQAPAQERTHRFLIDGHHYEVVTASGVFSTDRLDKGTQVLLDHVPRPPQEGTLLDLGCGWGPIALALAQASPGAEVLATDINERAVELTARNAAHAGLGSIRACRADHLLGELRASGRRVDLIWSNPPVRIGKEALHELLCTWLALLSPGGEAWLVVGKNLGADSLARWLTDQGWAASREASSKGFRVLRVRRG from the coding sequence CTGGCGGGCGTGAGCGAGCAGCACTACTTCAGCCCCTCCCCCCAGGCTCCCGCGCAGGAGCGCACTCACCGCTTCCTCATTGACGGCCACCACTACGAGGTGGTCACCGCCTCGGGGGTCTTCAGCACCGATCGCCTGGACAAGGGCACCCAGGTGCTGCTGGACCACGTGCCACGCCCCCCGCAGGAGGGGACGCTGCTGGACCTGGGCTGCGGCTGGGGCCCCATCGCACTGGCTCTGGCGCAGGCCTCCCCCGGGGCCGAGGTGCTGGCCACCGACATCAACGAGCGCGCAGTGGAGCTCACCGCGCGCAATGCGGCCCACGCGGGCCTGGGCAGTATCAGGGCCTGCCGGGCCGATCACCTGCTTGGCGAGCTGCGGGCCTCTGGCCGAAGGGTGGATCTCATCTGGTCCAATCCGCCGGTGCGCATCGGCAAGGAGGCCCTGCACGAGCTGCTGTGCACCTGGCTGGCCCTGCTGTCGCCAGGCGGCGAGGCCTGGCTGGTGGTGGGCAAGAACCTGGGCGCGGACTCCCTGGCGCGGTGGCTGACCGACCAGGGGTGGGCGGCGTCGCGCGAGGCCTCCTCCAAGGGATTCCGGGTGCTGCGGGTGCGCCGGGGCTGA
- a CDS encoding LppM family (lipo)protein, translating to MSPSLRALRSRLLPALLVMLLPAFVVVCAPPAAAAYGDSHLKYTLTFREDGKVDVDVILVEEGGSSSELDDFCDISNFSDTDGDITVATTEIHGDPACRITVKGMRMSSADDFLGTDVSVRHKEKTYEVVFDSGTFDSMDKAEVAVVFPGDVESASKSGKIDGDTVRWDNAQREGEMRAEGADSPGVASWVWAVLLLVVLGGTAGVVTAVVMSRRKKQSQAMAVPAQMGVATPVGQYLPQAAGQSFPGYAAGPSSQVPGQQPSAYAPVPEFQYAPGQPVPGQYMADPAASTQPLQGHYAPGQSVPGQYASGQSVPGQYAPGQPVPGQYAPEPPQDPNQDWRRFQAPQP from the coding sequence ATGAGCCCTTCCCTCCGTGCGCTGCGTTCTCGTCTCCTGCCTGCGCTGCTGGTGATGCTGCTGCCCGCATTTGTGGTGGTCTGCGCTCCGCCGGCTGCCGCCGCCTACGGCGACTCCCACCTGAAGTACACCTTGACCTTTCGTGAGGACGGCAAGGTGGATGTCGACGTTATCCTGGTGGAGGAGGGGGGATCGAGCAGTGAATTGGATGACTTCTGCGATATCTCCAATTTCTCGGATACTGATGGTGATATCACGGTCGCCACGACTGAAATCCACGGTGATCCTGCCTGCCGGATCACGGTTAAGGGAATGAGAATGTCCTCGGCTGATGACTTCTTGGGAACCGACGTCTCGGTGAGGCACAAGGAGAAGACGTATGAGGTCGTCTTCGACAGTGGCACCTTCGACTCCATGGACAAGGCCGAGGTCGCGGTCGTCTTCCCCGGTGACGTGGAGTCGGCCTCGAAGAGCGGGAAGATCGACGGCGATACCGTGCGCTGGGACAACGCCCAGCGCGAGGGCGAGATGCGCGCCGAGGGCGCCGACTCACCGGGAGTCGCGTCATGGGTGTGGGCGGTGCTCCTCCTGGTCGTTCTGGGTGGGACGGCGGGAGTCGTCACGGCGGTGGTGATGTCACGGCGCAAGAAGCAGAGCCAGGCGATGGCCGTTCCTGCGCAGATGGGGGTCGCCACCCCGGTCGGGCAGTACCTGCCACAGGCAGCGGGGCAGTCCTTCCCGGGCTATGCCGCCGGACCCTCCTCTCAGGTCCCCGGCCAGCAGCCATCGGCCTACGCCCCCGTCCCTGAGTTCCAGTACGCCCCGGGCCAACCGGTCCCGGGCCAGTACATGGCCGACCCTGCTGCATCGACGCAGCCGCTCCAGGGCCACTACGCCCCGGGTCAGTCGGTCCCTGGTCAGTACGCCTCGGGCCAGTCGGTCCCTGGTCAGTACGCCCCGGGCCAGCCGGTCCCTGGTCAGTACGCCCCGGAGCCGCCCCAGGATCCGAACCAGGATTGGCGGCGCTTTCAGGCGCCGCAGCCCTAA
- the lexA gene encoding transcriptional repressor LexA, producing the protein MSTTVDREAGGRAAAPTVAEILGDLDERALAVYEAVREAVSVRGYPPSLREIGARVGLTSPSSVKHQLDKLERLGLVRRDPKRPRAMEIVSPPPVPPGPSAQEEDPSLAPPQGAGDPGAQGRWSGGLQALPGVEEGEAVAVPLVGRIAAGSPILAEQEVADVMALPRRLTGGGELFMLEVHGDSMIEAAICDGDWVVVRAQADAANGEIVAALIEDVDGASATVKVLSRRDGHQWLLPRNPDYAPIDGDRATIMGKVVTVLRSL; encoded by the coding sequence ATGAGCACCACAGTGGACCGGGAGGCGGGCGGGCGGGCGGCCGCGCCCACCGTCGCCGAGATCCTGGGCGACCTGGACGAGCGGGCGCTGGCCGTCTACGAGGCGGTGCGCGAGGCTGTCTCGGTGCGCGGGTACCCGCCCTCGCTGCGGGAGATCGGTGCGCGAGTGGGCCTGACCAGCCCCTCCTCGGTCAAGCACCAGCTCGACAAGCTCGAGCGCCTGGGCCTGGTGCGCCGCGACCCCAAGCGCCCGCGGGCCATGGAGATCGTCTCCCCGCCCCCGGTGCCCCCGGGCCCGAGCGCGCAGGAGGAGGACCCCTCCTTGGCCCCACCGCAGGGCGCTGGCGATCCTGGGGCTCAGGGCCGGTGGTCGGGAGGACTGCAGGCCCTGCCCGGAGTCGAGGAGGGGGAGGCGGTGGCGGTGCCACTGGTCGGGCGCATCGCCGCGGGCAGCCCGATCCTGGCCGAGCAGGAGGTCGCCGACGTCATGGCGCTGCCGCGGCGCCTGACCGGCGGGGGAGAGCTGTTCATGCTCGAGGTCCACGGCGACTCCATGATCGAGGCCGCCATCTGCGACGGGGACTGGGTGGTGGTGCGCGCCCAGGCGGACGCCGCCAATGGCGAGATCGTCGCCGCGCTCATCGAGGACGTCGACGGCGCGAGCGCCACGGTCAAGGTGCTCTCCCGGCGCGACGGCCACCAGTGGCTCCTGCCGCGCAACCCCGACTATGCCCCCATCGACGGCGACCGCGCGACGATCATGGGCAAGGTCGTCACCGTTCTGCGCTCCCTGTAG